In Streptomyces thermolilacinus SPC6, a single genomic region encodes these proteins:
- the argH gene encoding argininosuccinate lyase, whose product MSSNNGDVRLWGARFADGPAEALAKLSASVHFDWRLAPYDIAGSRAHARVLHRAGLLTEDELTRMLAGLDELERDVASGAFTGTIADEDVHTALERGLLERLGAELGGKLRAGRSRNDQVATLFRMYLRDHARIIGGLLADLQDALVGLAEAHPDVAMPGRTHLQHAQPVLFAHHVLAHVQALSRDAERLRQWDKRTAVSPYGSGALAGSSLGLDPEAVARDLGFENGSAGNSIDGTASRDFVAEFAFITAMIGVNLSRIAEEVIIWNTKEFSFVTLHDAFSTGSSIMPQKKNPDIAELARGKSGRLIGNLTGLLATLKALPLAYNRDLQEDKEPVFDSCDQLEVLLPAFTGMMATLTVHRERMEELAPAGFSLATDIAEWLVKRGVPFRVAHEVAGECVKVAEAEGKELDDLTDEQFAKISEHLTPEVRTVLNVPGALASRDGRGGTAPSAVATQLAEVKADLIIQHAWADARKK is encoded by the coding sequence GTGAGCAGCAACAACGGTGACGTCCGGCTCTGGGGCGCCCGGTTCGCCGACGGCCCGGCCGAGGCGCTGGCGAAACTCTCCGCGTCCGTCCACTTCGACTGGCGGCTCGCCCCGTACGACATCGCCGGCTCCCGCGCCCACGCGCGCGTGCTCCATCGGGCCGGGCTGCTCACCGAGGACGAGCTGACCCGCATGCTGGCCGGACTCGACGAGCTGGAGCGGGACGTCGCGTCCGGCGCGTTCACCGGCACCATCGCCGACGAGGACGTGCACACGGCCCTGGAGCGCGGCCTGCTGGAGCGGCTCGGCGCCGAGCTGGGCGGCAAGCTCCGCGCCGGCCGGTCCCGCAACGACCAGGTGGCCACGCTGTTCCGGATGTACCTGCGGGACCACGCCCGGATCATCGGCGGCCTCCTCGCCGACCTCCAGGACGCGCTGGTGGGCCTCGCGGAGGCGCACCCGGACGTCGCGATGCCGGGCCGTACGCACCTCCAGCACGCCCAGCCGGTGCTGTTCGCCCACCATGTGCTCGCCCATGTCCAGGCGCTGTCCCGGGACGCCGAGCGGCTGCGTCAGTGGGACAAGCGCACGGCGGTCTCCCCGTACGGCTCCGGGGCGCTCGCGGGCTCGTCCCTCGGGCTCGACCCGGAGGCGGTCGCCCGGGACCTGGGCTTCGAGAACGGCAGCGCGGGCAACTCCATCGACGGCACGGCGTCGCGCGACTTCGTGGCGGAGTTCGCCTTCATCACGGCGATGATCGGCGTGAACCTGTCCCGGATCGCGGAGGAGGTCATCATCTGGAACACGAAGGAGTTCTCCTTCGTGACCCTCCACGACGCCTTCTCGACCGGCTCGTCGATCATGCCGCAGAAGAAGAACCCGGACATCGCGGAGCTGGCGCGCGGCAAGTCCGGCCGCCTCATCGGCAACCTCACGGGCCTGCTGGCGACGCTGAAGGCGCTGCCCCTCGCCTACAACCGGGACCTCCAGGAGGACAAGGAGCCGGTCTTCGACTCCTGCGACCAGCTGGAGGTGCTGCTGCCCGCGTTCACCGGCATGATGGCCACCCTCACGGTGCACCGGGAGCGGATGGAGGAGCTGGCCCCGGCCGGGTTCTCGCTGGCGACGGACATCGCGGAGTGGCTGGTCAAGCGCGGTGTGCCGTTCCGGGTCGCGCACGAGGTCGCGGGGGAGTGCGTGAAGGTAGCCGAGGCGGAGGGCAAGGAGCTGGACGACCTCACGGACGAGCAGTTCGCGAAGATCTCCGAGCACCTGACGCCCGAGGTGCGCACGGTCCTCAACGTCCCCGGGGCGCTCGCCTCCCGCGACGGCCGGGGCGGCACGGCCCCGTCGGCGGTGGCGACCCAGCTGGCCGAGGTGAAGGCGGACCTGATCATCCAGCACGCCTGGGCGGACGCCAGGAAGAAGTGA
- a CDS encoding TetR/AcrR family transcriptional regulator, with the protein MSVDRDQVLRAAAALLSRKATATMDEVARAAGIGRATLHRHFAGRDALVRALEELGIQEFEAALDTARLDEGTAEEALRRLVAEAEGVAGLLSFLVTENQLFEGDVNEGWARLDARVSALFRRGQERGEFRFDLTPAWLTEAFYSLVGTCAWAVHDGRVAGKDFQHMVAELLLGGARRSVER; encoded by the coding sequence ATGAGTGTGGACCGAGACCAAGTACTCCGCGCCGCCGCCGCGCTGCTCTCGCGGAAGGCGACCGCCACCATGGACGAGGTCGCCCGCGCCGCGGGGATCGGCCGCGCCACCCTGCACCGGCACTTCGCCGGGCGGGACGCGCTGGTCAGGGCGCTGGAGGAGCTGGGCATCCAGGAGTTCGAAGCCGCCCTCGACACTGCCCGGCTGGACGAGGGCACCGCCGAGGAGGCCCTGCGCAGACTGGTCGCCGAGGCGGAGGGGGTCGCCGGTCTCCTGTCGTTCCTCGTCACCGAGAACCAGCTGTTCGAAGGTGACGTCAACGAGGGCTGGGCCCGGCTCGACGCCCGCGTCTCCGCGCTGTTCCGGCGCGGCCAGGAGCGGGGCGAGTTCCGGTTCGACCTGACACCCGCCTGGCTGACCGAGGCCTTCTACAGCCTCGTCGGCACCTGCGCCTGGGCCGTCCACGACGGGCGGGTCGCGGGCAAGGACTTCCAGCACATGGTCGCCGAGCTGCTGCTCGGCGGAGCGCGCAGGAGCGTGGAGCGATGA
- a CDS encoding MFS transporter — MTPSVPADHETDAARRPGRWLALAVLALAVLLVAVDATVLGLATPYLSEDLKPSGTQLLWIGDVYSFVIAGLLVSMGGLGDRIGRKKLLLTGATAFGAVSVLNAYATTPEMMIAARALLGVAGATLMPSTLALIRNLFHDPRERSLAIGVWGAMASAGAAVGPVVGGVLLEHFWWGSVFLINLPVMAVLVVVGIRLIPESKNPAPGPWDLPSVALSLIGMIGVVYAIKEAAAHGARPDVFVAAAVGATALLAFVRRQLRLPEPLLDMRLFRHRGFSGAVLADLLTILGLAGLIFFLSQFLQLVQGRSPLEAGLAELPAALGAVGAGLLAGVAARRFSVRSVVSGGLAAVGLALAALTVLDPGTGYPVLGASLLVVGVGAGLAFTVTADVILSSVPKEQAGAASAVSETAYELGAALGIALLGSIVTGVYRDFATPGGVPADVAAAAHESLGGAVEAASALPERSAEALVTAAQYAFVDGLRIAASVGAAVLLVTAVAAWLLLRGQRLEGGREPESRAVHP; from the coding sequence ATGACCCCCTCCGTACCGGCTGACCACGAAACGGACGCCGCCCGTCGGCCGGGCCGCTGGCTGGCGCTCGCCGTCCTGGCGCTGGCCGTCCTGCTGGTCGCCGTGGACGCCACGGTGCTCGGCCTGGCCACCCCGTACCTGAGCGAGGACCTCAAGCCGTCCGGCACCCAGCTCCTGTGGATCGGCGACGTCTACTCGTTCGTCATCGCCGGGCTCCTCGTCTCGATGGGCGGCCTCGGCGACCGCATCGGCCGCAAGAAGCTGCTTCTCACCGGCGCGACCGCGTTCGGCGCGGTGTCCGTGCTCAACGCGTACGCCACCACGCCCGAGATGATGATCGCCGCGCGCGCCCTGCTCGGCGTGGCGGGCGCGACGCTCATGCCGTCCACGCTCGCCCTGATCCGCAACCTGTTCCACGACCCGCGCGAGCGCAGCCTCGCCATCGGCGTGTGGGGCGCCATGGCGTCGGCGGGCGCGGCCGTCGGCCCGGTCGTCGGCGGCGTGCTGCTCGAGCACTTCTGGTGGGGTTCGGTCTTCCTGATCAACCTGCCCGTGATGGCGGTGCTCGTCGTCGTCGGCATCCGGCTCATCCCCGAGTCGAAGAACCCCGCGCCCGGCCCCTGGGACCTGCCGAGCGTCGCCCTGTCCCTCATCGGCATGATCGGCGTCGTGTACGCCATCAAGGAGGCCGCCGCGCACGGCGCCCGCCCGGACGTGTTCGTCGCCGCGGCCGTCGGCGCCACCGCGCTCCTCGCGTTCGTACGCCGCCAGCTCCGGCTCCCCGAACCGCTGCTCGACATGCGCCTCTTCCGGCACCGGGGCTTCTCGGGCGCGGTCCTCGCGGACCTGCTGACCATCCTCGGGCTGGCCGGGCTGATCTTCTTCCTGTCCCAGTTCCTCCAGCTGGTCCAGGGCCGCAGCCCCTTGGAGGCCGGGCTCGCGGAGCTGCCGGCCGCTCTGGGCGCCGTGGGGGCGGGCCTCCTGGCCGGCGTCGCCGCCCGGCGGTTCTCCGTCCGGTCCGTCGTCTCCGGCGGGCTCGCCGCGGTCGGCCTGGCCCTGGCGGCGCTCACCGTACTGGACCCGGGCACCGGCTACCCCGTGCTGGGCGCCTCCCTGCTCGTCGTCGGCGTCGGCGCGGGCCTGGCGTTCACCGTGACCGCCGACGTCATCCTGTCCAGCGTCCCCAAGGAGCAGGCGGGCGCGGCCTCCGCCGTCTCCGAGACCGCGTACGAACTCGGCGCGGCGCTCGGCATCGCCCTGCTCGGCTCCATCGTGACCGGCGTCTACCGGGACTTCGCCACGCCGGGCGGTGTCCCCGCCGACGTGGCGGCCGCCGCGCACGAGTCGCTGGGCGGCGCGGTCGAGGCTGCCTCCGCGCTGCCGGAACGATCCGCCGAGGCGCTCGTCACCGCCGCGCAGTACGCGTTCGTGGACGGCCTGCGCATCGCCGCGTCCGTCGGCGCCGCCGTGCTCCTCGTGACGGCCGTCGCGGCCTGGCTGCTGCTGCGCGGCCAGCGCCTGGAGGGCGGCCGGGAGCCGGAGAGCCGTGCCGTACACCCGTGA
- a CDS encoding lysophospholipid acyltransferase family protein gives MRLMFRLRVEGAERIPGSGPVILAGNHLTFIDSMILPLVVDRQVFFIGKDEYVTGKGLKGRLMAWFFTGVGMIPVQRDGAGAAVAALHTGRRVLEEGKVFGIYPEGTRSPDGRLYRGRTGIARLTLMTGAPVVPFALIGTDKLQPGGAGLPRPGRVTVRFGEPMEFSRYEGMDRDRYVLRAVTDSVMAEVMRLSGQEYVDMYATKAKAA, from the coding sequence ATGCGGCTGATGTTCCGCCTCAGGGTGGAGGGCGCCGAGAGGATCCCCGGTTCCGGGCCGGTCATCCTGGCGGGCAACCACCTCACGTTCATCGACTCCATGATCCTGCCGCTGGTGGTGGACCGGCAGGTCTTCTTCATCGGCAAGGACGAGTACGTCACCGGCAAGGGCCTGAAGGGCCGGCTCATGGCGTGGTTCTTCACCGGGGTCGGCATGATCCCGGTACAGCGGGACGGGGCCGGCGCCGCCGTGGCCGCGCTGCACACGGGCCGCCGGGTGCTGGAGGAGGGCAAGGTCTTCGGCATCTACCCGGAGGGCACCCGCTCCCCCGACGGGCGGCTGTACCGGGGCCGTACGGGCATCGCGCGGCTGACGCTGATGACGGGCGCGCCGGTGGTGCCGTTCGCGCTGATCGGCACGGACAAGCTCCAGCCGGGCGGCGCGGGGCTGCCCCGGCCCGGCCGGGTGACGGTGCGGTTCGGGGAGCCGATGGAGTTCTCCCGCTACGAGGGCATGGACCGCGACCGGTATGTGCTGCGGGCGGTGACGGACTCCGTGATGGCGGAGGTCATGCGGCTGTCGGGCCAGGAGTACGTGGACATGTACGCCACGAAGGCGAAGGCGGCCTGA
- a CDS encoding glycerophosphodiester phosphodiesterase, translating to MTQGARMSPARRTVLGAAALTTAAAAVSAAGTATAAAAPGGPATGKGAEAARGGAHRGLPVPTVIAHRGASGYRPEHTLGSYQLALDMGAHVIEQDLVPTRDGHLVCRHENDITGTTDVADHPEFASRRTTKTVDGTAITGWFTEDFTLAELKTLRAKERIPGTRRNNTLYDGRWTVPSFEEVLRWAEQEGRRRGRPVWLHVETKHPTYFRKLGLGLEERLAKLLRRYGRHRADSPTFLQSFEPTSVQRMARLVDTPRVVLLWTPDDRPYDFVDAGDPRTVADLVTPRGLDWIASYAQGIGPLLDLVIPKGSDGRLGEPTTLVRDAHARGLVLHPYTLRNENSFLPADFRRGTDPNAYGDVFGAYRAYFATGIDGIFTDHPDTALLAAADHRAR from the coding sequence ATGACTCAGGGTGCCCGCATGAGTCCCGCCCGCAGGACCGTACTGGGAGCGGCGGCGCTCACCACCGCGGCCGCCGCGGTCTCCGCCGCAGGAACGGCCACCGCGGCCGCCGCCCCCGGCGGCCCGGCCACCGGGAAGGGCGCCGAGGCGGCCCGCGGCGGCGCCCACCGGGGCCTGCCGGTCCCCACCGTCATCGCCCACCGCGGCGCCAGCGGCTACCGCCCCGAGCACACCCTCGGCTCCTACCAGCTCGCCCTCGACATGGGCGCCCACGTCATCGAGCAGGACCTCGTGCCCACCCGCGACGGCCACCTGGTGTGCCGCCACGAGAACGACATCACCGGCACCACGGACGTCGCCGACCACCCCGAGTTCGCCTCCCGCCGCACCACCAAGACGGTCGACGGCACGGCCATCACCGGCTGGTTCACCGAGGACTTCACGCTCGCCGAGCTGAAGACCCTCCGCGCCAAGGAGCGCATCCCCGGCACCCGGAGGAACAACACGCTGTACGACGGCCGCTGGACCGTCCCCAGCTTCGAGGAGGTGCTGCGCTGGGCCGAGCAGGAGGGCCGCCGCCGGGGCCGCCCGGTGTGGCTGCACGTCGAGACCAAGCACCCCACGTACTTCCGCAAGCTCGGCCTCGGCCTGGAGGAGCGCCTCGCGAAGCTGCTCCGCCGCTACGGCCGCCACCGCGCCGACTCGCCCACGTTCCTCCAGTCGTTCGAGCCGACCAGCGTGCAGCGGATGGCGCGGCTCGTGGACACGCCGCGCGTGGTCCTGCTGTGGACGCCCGACGACCGCCCGTACGACTTCGTGGACGCCGGCGACCCGCGGACCGTCGCCGACCTGGTCACGCCGCGCGGCCTGGACTGGATCGCCTCGTACGCCCAGGGCATCGGGCCGCTCCTGGACCTGGTCATCCCCAAGGGCTCCGACGGCCGCCTGGGCGAGCCGACCACCCTGGTGCGGGACGCGCACGCGCGGGGCCTGGTCCTCCACCCGTACACGCTGCGCAACGAGAACAGCTTCCTGCCCGCCGACTTCCGGCGCGGCACGGACCCGAACGCGTACGGCGACGTCTTCGGGGCGTACCGGGCGTACTTCGCCACCGGCATCGACGGCATCTTCACCGACCACCCGGACACGGCGCTGCTGGCGGCCGCCGACCACCGCGCCCGCTGA
- a CDS encoding GNAT family N-acetyltransferase encodes MGMSVTISAASADDAEHILKLQYLCYQSEAELYGDYSIEPLTQPLDDLKAEIARGHALVARLGEEIVASVRGEVDETGTARIGKLIVHPRLRGHGLGGRLLDAIEEHFARDADSAAKRFRLFTGHRSDGNLRLYRRKGYETVATERIGPRLTVVTLEKAA; translated from the coding sequence ATGGGCATGAGCGTGACCATCTCAGCGGCAAGCGCGGACGATGCCGAACACATCCTCAAGCTTCAGTACCTCTGCTACCAGAGCGAGGCCGAGCTGTACGGCGACTACTCGATCGAGCCGCTCACCCAGCCGCTGGACGACCTGAAGGCCGAGATCGCGCGCGGCCACGCCCTCGTCGCCCGCCTCGGCGAGGAGATCGTCGCCTCCGTGCGCGGCGAGGTGGACGAGACGGGCACGGCCCGCATCGGCAAGCTGATCGTCCATCCCCGGCTGCGCGGCCACGGCCTCGGCGGCCGCCTCCTCGACGCCATCGAGGAGCACTTCGCCCGCGACGCCGACTCCGCGGCCAAGCGCTTCCGGCTGTTCACCGGCCACCGCAGCGACGGCAACCTGCGCCTCTACCGCAGGAAGGGCTACGAGACGGTGGCCACCGAGCGGATCGGCCCCCGCCTCACCGTCGTCACCCTGGAGAAGGCCGCCTAG
- a CDS encoding methionine ABC transporter ATP-binding protein: protein MITTKGLTKVYESRGRQVTALDGVDLHVREGEVFGVIGQSGAGKSSLIRCVNLLERPTSGTVTVDGTDLTALAGRGRRAGKDLRRARSRIGMVFQHFNLLSSRTVQDNVELPLEILGVSGAERARRALELLDLVGLADKARAYPGQLSGGQKQRVGIARALAGNPKVLLSDEATSALDPETTRSILQLLRDLNRQLGLTVLLITHEMDVVKTVCDSAALMRNGRVVESGTVAGLLATPGSELADELFPVSGHATDPDRTVVDVTFHGEAATQPVISQLARTYNIDISILGAAMDTVGGRQIGRMRIELPGRYDDNVVPVGFLREQGLQVAVVDQAAPPGPGTSGSTTPETAAPLAKEAAK, encoded by the coding sequence GTGATCACCACCAAGGGCCTGACCAAGGTCTACGAGTCACGCGGCCGCCAGGTCACCGCCCTGGACGGCGTGGACCTGCACGTCCGCGAAGGCGAGGTGTTCGGCGTCATCGGCCAGAGCGGCGCCGGCAAGTCCTCCCTCATCCGCTGCGTCAACCTCCTGGAGCGCCCCACCTCCGGCACCGTGACGGTGGACGGCACCGACCTCACCGCCCTCGCCGGCCGGGGCCGCCGCGCCGGCAAGGATTTGCGCCGCGCCCGCAGCCGCATCGGCATGGTCTTCCAGCACTTCAACCTGCTGTCCTCGCGCACCGTCCAGGACAACGTCGAACTGCCGCTGGAGATCCTCGGCGTCTCCGGCGCCGAGCGCGCCCGCCGCGCCCTCGAACTCCTCGACCTCGTCGGCCTCGCCGACAAGGCCAGGGCGTACCCCGGCCAGCTCTCCGGCGGCCAGAAGCAGCGCGTCGGCATCGCCCGCGCCCTCGCGGGCAACCCCAAGGTGCTCCTCTCCGACGAGGCGACCAGCGCCCTCGACCCGGAGACCACCCGCTCCATCCTCCAGCTGCTGCGCGACCTCAACCGGCAGCTCGGGCTGACCGTCCTCCTCATCACCCACGAGATGGACGTCGTCAAGACCGTCTGCGACTCCGCCGCGCTGATGCGCAACGGCCGCGTCGTGGAGTCCGGCACCGTCGCCGGGCTCCTCGCCACCCCCGGCTCCGAACTCGCCGACGAGCTGTTCCCGGTCAGCGGACACGCCACCGACCCCGACCGCACCGTCGTCGACGTCACCTTCCACGGCGAGGCGGCCACCCAGCCGGTCATCTCCCAGCTGGCCCGCACCTACAACATCGACATATCGATCCTCGGCGCCGCCATGGACACCGTCGGCGGCAGGCAGATCGGCCGCATGCGCATCGAACTCCCCGGCCGCTACGACGACAACGTCGTCCCCGTCGGCTTCCTGCGGGAACAGGGCCTCCAGGTCGCCGTCGTGGACCAGGCCGCCCCGCCCGGTCCTGGAACCAGCGGGTCCACCACCCCCGAGACCGCCGCGCCGCTCGCCAAGGAGGCCGCCAAGTGA
- a CDS encoding methionine ABC transporter permease yields MTWSEMQPLLTQGTVDTLYMVLWATVVSVLGGLPLGLLLVLTDKGGLLQNTAVNKVVGVIVNIGRSLPFIILLIALIPFTKLVVGTFIGPTAMIVPLAIGAIPFFARLVETAVREVDHGLVEAVQSMGGSIPTIIRKVLLPQALPSLVSAVTTTVIVLVGYSAMAGAVGGEGLGSKAITYGYQRFDTTFMLVTVAILIVVVSVVQLIGDGAVRLLARRGRTAS; encoded by the coding sequence GTGACCTGGTCGGAGATGCAGCCCCTGCTCACCCAGGGCACTGTCGACACCCTCTACATGGTCCTGTGGGCCACCGTCGTCTCCGTGCTCGGCGGCCTCCCCCTCGGCCTGCTGCTCGTCCTCACCGACAAGGGCGGACTGCTCCAGAACACGGCCGTCAACAAGGTCGTCGGCGTCATCGTGAACATCGGGCGCTCGCTGCCGTTCATCATCCTGCTGATCGCGCTGATCCCGTTCACCAAACTCGTCGTCGGCACCTTCATCGGCCCCACCGCGATGATCGTCCCCCTCGCCATCGGCGCGATCCCCTTCTTCGCCCGCCTGGTCGAGACCGCCGTCCGCGAGGTGGACCACGGGCTCGTCGAAGCCGTCCAGTCCATGGGCGGCTCGATCCCCACGATCATCCGCAAGGTGCTCCTCCCGCAGGCCCTGCCGTCGCTGGTCTCCGCCGTCACGACGACCGTGATCGTCCTCGTCGGCTACTCGGCCATGGCCGGCGCGGTCGGTGGCGAGGGCCTCGGCTCCAAGGCCATCACCTACGGCTACCAGCGGTTCGACACGACGTTCATGCTCGTCACCGTGGCCATCCTGATCGTCGTCGTCTCCGTCGTGCAGCTCATCGGCGACGGCGCCGTACGGCTCCTCGCCCGCCGAGGCCGCACCGCGTCCTGA
- a CDS encoding MetQ/NlpA family ABC transporter substrate-binding protein — MRNNIKTIAAFTGVTALALGLTACGTASDPAASGSGDDASKPLVVAASPTPHADILTYVKDNLAEKAGLKLEVKEFTDYVLPNTATQDGQVDANYFQHKPYLDDFNKKNKTTIVPVADVHLEPLGLYSQKLKSLKDLKPGQTVAVPNDTTNGGRALKLLADNGLITLKAGVGADAKLSDITDRKGLEFKELEAATVPRALSDVDAAVINGNYAIEAKLTPAKDALALEKSEGNPYANFLAVKAGNEDDPRVKKLAGLLNSPEVRKYIEDTYKGSVVAAFGPAE; from the coding sequence GTGCGTAACAACATCAAGACCATCGCCGCCTTCACCGGCGTCACCGCCCTCGCCCTCGGCCTCACCGCCTGCGGCACGGCCTCCGACCCGGCCGCCTCCGGCTCCGGCGACGACGCGTCCAAGCCCCTCGTCGTCGCCGCGTCCCCCACGCCGCACGCCGACATCCTCACGTACGTCAAGGACAACCTCGCCGAGAAGGCCGGCCTCAAGCTGGAGGTGAAGGAGTTCACCGACTACGTGCTGCCCAACACCGCCACGCAGGACGGCCAGGTGGACGCCAACTACTTCCAGCACAAGCCGTACCTGGACGACTTCAACAAGAAGAACAAGACCACCATCGTCCCCGTGGCCGACGTCCACCTGGAGCCGCTGGGCCTCTACTCCCAGAAGCTGAAGTCCCTCAAGGACCTCAAGCCGGGCCAGACCGTCGCCGTCCCCAACGACACGACGAACGGCGGCCGCGCCCTCAAGCTCCTCGCCGACAACGGCCTGATCACCCTCAAGGCCGGGGTCGGAGCCGACGCCAAGCTCTCCGACATCACCGACAGGAAGGGCCTGGAGTTCAAGGAGCTGGAGGCCGCCACCGTCCCCCGCGCCCTGAGCGACGTCGACGCGGCGGTCATCAACGGCAACTACGCCATCGAGGCCAAGCTCACGCCCGCGAAGGACGCCCTCGCCCTGGAGAAGTCCGAGGGCAACCCGTACGCCAACTTCCTCGCCGTCAAGGCCGGCAACGAGGACGACCCGCGCGTCAAGAAGCTCGCCGGGCTCCTCAACTCACCCGAGGTGAGGAAGTACATCGAGGACACCTACAAGGGCTCCGTCGTCGCCGCCTTCGGCCCCGCCGAGTAA